The following are encoded in a window of Castanea sativa cultivar Marrone di Chiusa Pesio chromosome 5, ASM4071231v1 genomic DNA:
- the LOC142637410 gene encoding nuclear transcription factor Y subunit B-6, with product MERGGFHGYRKIPNTNSGLKLTDINMRQLAEMNHTTITTATNNNHSTTAMTTTDDNECTVREQDRFMPIANVIRIMRKILPPHAKISDDAKETIQECVSEYISFITGEANERCQREQRKTITAEDVLWAMSKLGFDDYIEPLTLYLHRYREMEGDRGSIRGEPLGKRSSSGSVDFGALGVAAFAPAFHMGHHHGFFGAAMGGWNLKDAPNGNVAGPSAQAAVASGEPLGQYK from the exons atggaacgtggaggctTCCATGGCTACCGCAAGATCCCCAACACAAACTCTG GCCTGAAGCTAACAGACATCAACATGAGGCAGCTGGCAGAGATGAAccacaccaccatcaccaccgccaccaacaacaaccactCAACCACCGCCATGACCACCACAGATGACAACGAATGCACGGTGAGAGAACAAGACAGGTTCATGCCGATCGCGAACGTGATAAGGATCATGCGCAAGATCCTCCCTCCACACGCCAAGATCTCTGATGATGCCAAAGAGACCATCCAAGAATGTGTGTCCGAGTACATCAGCTTCATCACAGGGGAAGCCAACGAGCGCTGCCAACGCGAGCAACGCAAGACTATCACTGCCGAGGATGTGCTTTGGGCCATGAGCAAGCTCGGGTTCGATGACTACATTGAGCCACTCACATTGTACCTCCACCGCTACCGCGAGATGGAAGGTGACCGTGGCTCCATTAGAGGTGAACCGCTAGGAAAAAGGAGTAGCAGCGGTAGTGTCGATTTTGGGGCACTTGGGGTTGCTGCATTTGCACCAGCTTTTCATATGGGGCATCACCATGGGTTTTTTGGTGCTGCAATGGGTGGGTGGAACTTGAAGGATGCACCTAATGGAAATGTGGCTGGACCTTCGGCTCAGGCTGCTGTGGCCAGTGGTGAACCACTTGGGCAGTATAAGTGA
- the LOC142634088 gene encoding uncharacterized protein LOC142634088 isoform X2: MEDFTGDGEIPSAEEPFHGHVAPFPDTSELIYANPTPAINFSPVELIPQRHTLPPQKLRPIRRSPPESSELQEPMLAGTLATCPAEGEDAGFLAAGEGECFETPKRVGSGTFCWGPNDEVRVSDELEAEYSSSSDEDDNDDDYTSANINEPINRKRKRKPSKKLKGFLESLVAKVIERQERMHQELMEVIEKREQERRIREEAWRQQEKERMKREEELRAQEMSRSLALISLIQNILGDEIQVPQPLITPCKEEDGGEIGMQNEVKCDPNNKKWLEAEVQALITLRTTLEHKFRPTGSRGSIWEEISVELYNMGYNRSAKKCKEKWDNMNKYFRRSMESGKKHAANDEGMQLG; the protein is encoded by the exons ATGGAGGATTTCACCGGCGACGGTGAAATCCCGAGTGCGGAGGAGCCTTTCCATGGCCACGTGGCGCCATTTCCGGACACCTCCGAACTGATTTACGCCAATCCGACGCCTGCGATTAACTTCTCTCCCGTGGAGTTGATCCCTCAACGCCATACCCTTCCGCCGCAGAAGCTCCGCCCCATCAGACGGTCTCCGCCGGAAAGTTCCGAGCTTCAGGAACCTATGCTCGCCGGAACCCTAGCGACTTGCCCGGCGGAAGGGGAGGACGCGGGGTTTCTGGCCGCCGGCGAGGGCGAGTGTTTTGAGACTCCGAAGCGGGTCGGGTCGGGTACTTTTTGCTGGGGTCCGAATGATGAGGTTCGGGTTTCGGATGAACTTGAAGCAGAATATAG CTCTTCTTCGGATGaggatgacaatgatgatgattatACATCGGCAAACATCAATGAACCTATAAAccggaagagaaagagaaaaccaAGTAAAAAGCTTAAGGGTTTTCTGGAAAGTTTGGTAGCTAAAGTAATAGAGAGGCAAGAACGGATGCATCAAGAGTTGATGGAGGTAATAGAAAAGAGGGAGCAGGAGAGAAGAATCAGAGAAGAAGCTTGGAGGCAGCAGGAGAAGGAAAGAATGAAAAGGGAAGAGGAGCTAAGAGCCCAAGAGATGTCTCGTAGCCTAGCCCTCATTTCCTTGATACAGAATATTTTAGGTGACGAAATTCAAGTTCCCCAACCATTAATTACCCCATGCAAGGAAGAAGATGGAGGTGAAATTGGTATGCAGAATGAGGTCAAGTGCgatccaaataataaaaaatggctaGAAGCTGAAGTACAAGCACTGATAACACTTCGAACTACTTTGGAACATAAGTTTCGCCCTACAGGCTCCAGAGGATCTATATGGGAGGAAATATCTGTTGAGTTGTACAATATGGGCTACAACCGATCTGCAAAGAAGTGTAAGGAGAAATGGGATAACATGAACAAGTACTTCAGAAGGTCAATGGAAAGTGGGAAGAAGCATGCTGCAAATG ATGAAGGGATGCAGTTAGGCTGA
- the LOC142634088 gene encoding uncharacterized protein LOC142634088 isoform X1 translates to MEDFTGDGEIPSAEEPFHGHVAPFPDTSELIYANPTPAINFSPVELIPQRHTLPPQKLRPIRRSPPESSELQEPMLAGTLATCPAEGEDAGFLAAGEGECFETPKRVGSGTFCWGPNDEVRVSDELEAEYSSSSDEDDNDDDYTSANINEPINRKRKRKPSKKLKGFLESLVAKVIERQERMHQELMEVIEKREQERRIREEAWRQQEKERMKREEELRAQEMSRSLALISLIQNILGDEIQVPQPLITPCKEEDGGEIGMQNEVKCDPNNKKWLEAEVQALITLRTTLEHKFRPTGSRGSIWEEISVELYNMGYNRSAKKCKEKWDNMNKYFRRSMESGKKHAANGKACQYFHDLNILYGNGLINPGNNVKNANNENEAKSEN, encoded by the exons ATGGAGGATTTCACCGGCGACGGTGAAATCCCGAGTGCGGAGGAGCCTTTCCATGGCCACGTGGCGCCATTTCCGGACACCTCCGAACTGATTTACGCCAATCCGACGCCTGCGATTAACTTCTCTCCCGTGGAGTTGATCCCTCAACGCCATACCCTTCCGCCGCAGAAGCTCCGCCCCATCAGACGGTCTCCGCCGGAAAGTTCCGAGCTTCAGGAACCTATGCTCGCCGGAACCCTAGCGACTTGCCCGGCGGAAGGGGAGGACGCGGGGTTTCTGGCCGCCGGCGAGGGCGAGTGTTTTGAGACTCCGAAGCGGGTCGGGTCGGGTACTTTTTGCTGGGGTCCGAATGATGAGGTTCGGGTTTCGGATGAACTTGAAGCAGAATATAG CTCTTCTTCGGATGaggatgacaatgatgatgattatACATCGGCAAACATCAATGAACCTATAAAccggaagagaaagagaaaaccaAGTAAAAAGCTTAAGGGTTTTCTGGAAAGTTTGGTAGCTAAAGTAATAGAGAGGCAAGAACGGATGCATCAAGAGTTGATGGAGGTAATAGAAAAGAGGGAGCAGGAGAGAAGAATCAGAGAAGAAGCTTGGAGGCAGCAGGAGAAGGAAAGAATGAAAAGGGAAGAGGAGCTAAGAGCCCAAGAGATGTCTCGTAGCCTAGCCCTCATTTCCTTGATACAGAATATTTTAGGTGACGAAATTCAAGTTCCCCAACCATTAATTACCCCATGCAAGGAAGAAGATGGAGGTGAAATTGGTATGCAGAATGAGGTCAAGTGCgatccaaataataaaaaatggctaGAAGCTGAAGTACAAGCACTGATAACACTTCGAACTACTTTGGAACATAAGTTTCGCCCTACAGGCTCCAGAGGATCTATATGGGAGGAAATATCTGTTGAGTTGTACAATATGGGCTACAACCGATCTGCAAAGAAGTGTAAGGAGAAATGGGATAACATGAACAAGTACTTCAGAAGGTCAATGGAAAGTGGGAAGAAGCATGCTGCAAATGGTAAGGCATGCCAATATTTTCATGACTTGAACATCCTGTATGGAAACGGACTCATTAATCCAGGAAATAATGTTAAAAACGCAAACAATGAGAATGAGGCCAagagtgaaaactga
- the LOC142633986 gene encoding nudix hydrolase 2 isoform X2 has protein sequence MFLTPKRPDPDIKVRGAGCLSVRAAMSASGKASSQAVERVVVVDNEEGQRGVEILRSVNDEHGGVIVELVEPMDAAVYSSSLRASISHWRQQGKRGVWIKLPIELANLVEATVQQGFWYHHAEPKYLMLVYWIPEVDNTLPANATHRVGIGAFVMNEKREVLVVQENSGVFRGTGVWKFPTGVVEEGEDIFDAAVREVKEETGVDTEFVEVLAFRQSHQAFFQKSDLFFVCVLRPLSFDIQKQDSEIAAAEWMPIKEYAAQPFVQKHELTKYLIEICLAKNDGVYPGLSPVPTATPMPSSSDKKKAYLYLCRSGLNRD, from the exons ATGTTTCTCACGCCGAAAAGACCAGATCCAG ATATTAAGGTTAGAGGAGCAGGTTGTTTGAGCGTGAGAGCAGCCATGTCAGCATCTGGGAAAGCCTCATCACAAGCCGTTGAGcgagttgttgttgttgacaATGAAGAAGGGCAACGAGGAGTTGAGATTTTAAGGTCGGTTAATGATGAACACGGAGGTGTCATTGTGGAGCTGGTTGAGCCTATGGACGCTGCTGTGTATAGTTCCTCACTTAGAGCTTCCATTTCCCATTGGAGGCAACAG GGTAAGAGGGGAGTTTGGATTAAGTTACCTATTGAATTAGCCAATCTTGTTGAAGCTACTGTTCAG CAAGGATTTTGGTACCACCATGCAGAGCCAAAGTACTTGATGCTTGTATATTGGATTCCTGAAGTTGATAATACTCTTCCTGCAAATGCCACACACCGAGTGGGTATTGGTGCATTTGTCATGAATGAGAAAAGAGAG gtgttAGTGGTCCAAGAAAACAGTGGAGTTTTCCGGGGAACAGGTGTCTGGAAGTTCCCTACGGGAGTTGTTGAAGAG GGGGAAGACATCTTTGATGCTGCAGTAAGAGAGGTTAAGGAAGAGACAGGA GTTGACACAGAATTTGTGGAAGTATTAGCATTTAG ACAAAGCCACCAGGCCTTTTTTCAGAAGTCGGATTTGTTTTTTGTGTGCGTGCTGCGACCTCTTTCTTTTGACATCCAGAAACAGGATTCAGAGATTGCGGCAGCTGAG TGGATGCCAATCAAGGAGTATGCTGCCCAACCATTTGTCCAAAAACATGAACTCACAAAGTATCTTATTGAAATATGCCTGGCGAAGAATGATGGGGTGTATCCTGGGCTTTCTCCAGTGCCAACTGCAACTCCTATGCCAAGTTCTTCTGATAAAAAAAAGGCCTATTTGTACTTGTGTAGATCAGGCCTCAATAGGGACTAA
- the LOC142633986 gene encoding nudix hydrolase 2 isoform X1, which translates to MIRIRWLSKHCGYLLLLSTTPNRSYFANPISFLPSKDIKVRGAGCLSVRAAMSASGKASSQAVERVVVVDNEEGQRGVEILRSVNDEHGGVIVELVEPMDAAVYSSSLRASISHWRQQGKRGVWIKLPIELANLVEATVQQGFWYHHAEPKYLMLVYWIPEVDNTLPANATHRVGIGAFVMNEKREVLVVQENSGVFRGTGVWKFPTGVVEEGEDIFDAAVREVKEETGVDTEFVEVLAFRQSHQAFFQKSDLFFVCVLRPLSFDIQKQDSEIAAAEWMPIKEYAAQPFVQKHELTKYLIEICLAKNDGVYPGLSPVPTATPMPSSSDKKKAYLYLCRSGLNRD; encoded by the exons ATGATCAGAATCAGATGGCTTTCCAAGCATTGCGGATACCTTCTCTTATTGTCTACAACCCCAAATCGCTCTTATTTTGCAAACCCCATTTCTTTTTTACCTTCAAAAG ATATTAAGGTTAGAGGAGCAGGTTGTTTGAGCGTGAGAGCAGCCATGTCAGCATCTGGGAAAGCCTCATCACAAGCCGTTGAGcgagttgttgttgttgacaATGAAGAAGGGCAACGAGGAGTTGAGATTTTAAGGTCGGTTAATGATGAACACGGAGGTGTCATTGTGGAGCTGGTTGAGCCTATGGACGCTGCTGTGTATAGTTCCTCACTTAGAGCTTCCATTTCCCATTGGAGGCAACAG GGTAAGAGGGGAGTTTGGATTAAGTTACCTATTGAATTAGCCAATCTTGTTGAAGCTACTGTTCAG CAAGGATTTTGGTACCACCATGCAGAGCCAAAGTACTTGATGCTTGTATATTGGATTCCTGAAGTTGATAATACTCTTCCTGCAAATGCCACACACCGAGTGGGTATTGGTGCATTTGTCATGAATGAGAAAAGAGAG gtgttAGTGGTCCAAGAAAACAGTGGAGTTTTCCGGGGAACAGGTGTCTGGAAGTTCCCTACGGGAGTTGTTGAAGAG GGGGAAGACATCTTTGATGCTGCAGTAAGAGAGGTTAAGGAAGAGACAGGA GTTGACACAGAATTTGTGGAAGTATTAGCATTTAG ACAAAGCCACCAGGCCTTTTTTCAGAAGTCGGATTTGTTTTTTGTGTGCGTGCTGCGACCTCTTTCTTTTGACATCCAGAAACAGGATTCAGAGATTGCGGCAGCTGAG TGGATGCCAATCAAGGAGTATGCTGCCCAACCATTTGTCCAAAAACATGAACTCACAAAGTATCTTATTGAAATATGCCTGGCGAAGAATGATGGGGTGTATCCTGGGCTTTCTCCAGTGCCAACTGCAACTCCTATGCCAAGTTCTTCTGATAAAAAAAAGGCCTATTTGTACTTGTGTAGATCAGGCCTCAATAGGGACTAA
- the LOC142634329 gene encoding nuclear transcription factor Y subunit B-3, with protein sequence MADSDNDSGGQNNTNLSPREQDRFLPIANVSRIMKRALPANAKISKEAKETVQECVSEFISFITGEASDKCQREKRKTINGDDLLWAMTTLGFEEYVEPLKIYLQKFREMEGERSTAAMGGRHGDSRDGIGDGSSTVVGNSGNSGGGMLYGGVQSTMMMMGHNHHHQQQQHNYHQNNYHQGHMYGSGSASGASSGRPRRLLV encoded by the exons ATGGCTGACTCAGACAATGATTCTGGAGGGCAAAACAACACAAACTTGTCACCAAGAGAGCAAGACAGGTTTTTGCCAATAGCAAACGTGAGTAGGATCATGAAGAGAGCGTTACCAGCCAACGCAAAGATCTCAAAGGAAGCTAAAGAGACTGTACAAGAGTGTGTGTCAGAGTTCATTAGCTTCATCACTGGGGAGGCTTCTGATAAGtgtcagagagagaagaggaagacAATCAACGGTGATGATCTTCTGTGGGCCATGACTACACTTGGGTTTGAAGAGTATGTTGAGCCTTTGAAGATTTATCTGCAGAAGTTTAGAGAAATGGAAGGAGAGAGAAGTACAGCAGCCATGGGAGGAAGACATGGAGATAGTAGAGATGGTATTGGAGATGGTAGTAGTACTGTTGTTGGGAATAGTGGGAATTCTGGGGGTGGGATGTTGTATGGTGGGGTACAGTCAACTATGATGATGATGGGgcataatcatcatcatcagcagcagcagcatAACTATCATCAGAATAATTATCATCAAGGCCATATGTATGGATCTGGTAGTGCTAGTGGAGCCTCGTCTGGAAGGCCAAG GAGATTGCTTGTGTGA